One Rosa chinensis cultivar Old Blush chromosome 5, RchiOBHm-V2, whole genome shotgun sequence genomic region harbors:
- the LOC112203416 gene encoding ribosomal protein S2, mitochondrial, translated as MRSLPASLGKGLVGSDGNPERQTRYEATVAGVFHRWTNYDIQFWSPSPSMNTLWRTGGFLTNSHSPKKFRSRRKKIVFGPTQPPDCLVVFDSERKSSVILEAHRLQVPIVSLVDSNMPIEYYNKITYPIPCNSSVQFVYLFCNLITKTFMLQQKKSGADSVEIETSE; from the exons ATGCGGAGCTTGCCGGCGAGTTTGGGGAAGGGGTTGGTCGGATCTGACGGCAATCCCGAACGGCAGACTCGATATGAGGCCACCGTCGCCGGAGTTTTCCACAGGTGGACCAATTACGACATTCAATTTTGGTCACCGTCTCCCTCCATGAACACTCTCTGGCGCACCGGCGGCTTCCTCACCAATAGTCACAGCCCTAAGAAGTTCAGGTCTCGTCGGAAGAAGATCGTCTTCGGACCGACTCAGCCGCCGGACTGCCTCGTGGTTTTCGACTCCGAGAGGAAGTCGTCGGTGATTCTCGAGGCGCATAGGTTGCAGGTTCCGATTGTTTCGCTTGTGGACTCGAACATGCCTATCGAGTACTACAACAAGATCACGTATCCGATTCCGTGTAATTCCTCGGTGCAATTTGTGTACCTGTTCTGCAATTTGATCACCAAGACGTTCATGCTTCAGCAAAAGAAAAGCGGCGCCGATTCTGTCGAAATTGAGACTAG TGAGTGA